One genomic segment of Candidatus Angelobacter sp. includes these proteins:
- a CDS encoding ATP-binding protein encodes MINAVTGIGALAKFTLVPADPESQAALRTSEIRYRRLFEAARDGILILDPDTRKIADANPFMSELLGYPREELLGKELWEIGLLKDEEASREAFRELHDKHYIRYEDLPLQTKAGQRREVEFVSNLYKEDANDVIQCNIRDITERKRTENELRHAKDQLTDQAAQLEGLVAERTATLQESIGELQAFSYSVSHDMRAPLRAMQGFAQILVDDYGSKLDECGVNYLRQIVRSALRLDHLIQDVLSYSRVLHAQGLMKPVDLDPLMRDLIATYPNGKKAEFHIQGTLPRVLGNEAFLTQCFSNLLGNASKFVEPGTVPHIEIGAEACESTKSEVPVEPAGAATLPRSDAALVRIWVKDNGVGIAAENHQRIFRMFERINLATEYEGTGIGLTIVRKAVERMGGQVGFESELGKGSRFWVQLQKG; translated from the coding sequence ATGATAAATGCAGTTACCGGGATTGGAGCACTGGCGAAATTCACACTCGTCCCTGCCGATCCGGAGTCACAGGCCGCTTTGCGGACTTCGGAGATTCGATATCGCCGCCTCTTTGAAGCGGCCCGTGACGGGATACTCATTCTTGATCCCGACACGCGAAAAATCGCGGATGCCAATCCGTTCATGTCAGAATTGTTGGGCTACCCGCGCGAGGAATTGCTGGGCAAGGAGCTTTGGGAGATTGGCCTGCTCAAGGACGAAGAAGCCAGCCGGGAAGCATTCCGGGAGTTGCACGACAAACATTATATTCGCTACGAAGATTTGCCGCTTCAAACCAAGGCGGGCCAGCGCCGCGAAGTGGAATTCGTCAGCAATCTTTACAAGGAAGACGCAAACGACGTCATCCAGTGCAACATCCGCGACATCACCGAGCGCAAACGGACGGAAAACGAATTGCGTCATGCCAAAGACCAGCTGACCGATCAAGCCGCTCAATTGGAAGGATTGGTGGCGGAACGCACGGCCACGCTCCAGGAATCGATCGGCGAATTGCAGGCTTTCTCCTACAGCGTGTCGCACGACATGCGGGCGCCGTTGCGGGCCATGCAGGGATTCGCTCAAATCCTTGTGGATGACTACGGCAGCAAACTGGATGAGTGCGGAGTCAATTATCTTCGGCAGATTGTGCGTTCGGCCCTCCGTCTCGACCACCTGATTCAGGATGTCTTGAGCTACTCCAGAGTCCTCCATGCGCAAGGCCTGATGAAACCGGTGGATCTGGACCCGCTCATGCGCGACCTCATCGCAACCTACCCAAATGGGAAAAAAGCGGAGTTTCACATTCAAGGAACGCTGCCCAGGGTCCTGGGGAACGAGGCCTTCTTGACACAATGTTTTTCGAACTTGCTGGGCAACGCCTCAAAATTTGTCGAACCGGGAACCGTTCCACACATCGAGATCGGGGCCGAGGCCTGTGAAAGCACGAAGAGTGAAGTGCCCGTGGAACCGGCCGGCGCCGCCACACTCCCGCGCTCCGATGCCGCCCTGGTCCGGATTTGGGTGAAAGACAATGGGGTTGGCATCGCCGCCGAAAACCACCAACGCATTTTCCGAATGTTTGAGCGGATCAACCTGGCCACGGAATACGAAGGGACGGGCATTGGCCTGACCATTGTCCGGAAAGCGGTCGAGCGCATGGGCGGGCAAGTCGGATTCGAGTCGGAATTGGGCAAAGGAAGCAGATTTTGGGTCCAGCTACAGAAAGGATAA
- a CDS encoding histidine kinase — protein MKHKLIRLSRSYTSALQKHLKQGPRAGFQLARRLGRQAVSLGLETLDVARIHEEALATLEASSSRDGIIKRAEIFFTETITPIENTHRAALNTNTRLNQVNKTLDRRTVELAASNQSLKQSVVRRKTVEKALKKSEKHSKRLLAESHRLQKHLRHLTHQILTAQEDKRKKISRDLQDEIAQTLLGINVRLLALRKEAAVNANGFKKDIASTQRLADKAKRSIKRFAREIGKRHES, from the coding sequence ATGAAACATAAGTTGATCAGATTGTCGCGAAGTTACACTTCAGCGTTGCAAAAACACCTGAAACAAGGCCCGCGGGCGGGCTTTCAACTGGCGCGTCGATTGGGCCGCCAGGCCGTGAGCCTCGGATTGGAGACGTTGGACGTGGCCAGGATTCACGAGGAAGCGCTGGCCACACTGGAAGCGTCCAGCAGCCGGGACGGGATCATCAAGCGCGCGGAGATTTTTTTTACCGAGACCATCACCCCGATTGAGAATACTCATCGCGCCGCGCTCAACACCAACACCCGGTTGAATCAGGTGAACAAGACGCTGGATCGGCGCACGGTGGAACTGGCCGCCTCCAACCAGTCCTTGAAACAGAGCGTGGTCCGCCGGAAGACGGTGGAGAAAGCCCTCAAGAAAAGCGAGAAACACTCCAAAAGGTTGTTGGCGGAATCACACCGACTGCAGAAACATTTGCGACATCTGACCCACCAGATCCTGACGGCTCAGGAGGACAAACGAAAAAAAATCAGCCGCGATCTGCAGGATGAAATCGCCCAGACCTTGTTGGGAATCAATGTCCGCCTGCTGGCTTTGAGAAAAGAAGCCGCCGTCAACGCCAACGGCTTCAAAAAAGATATTGCCAGCACACAACGGCTGGCGGATAAGGCGAAAAGAAGCATCAAGCGATTCGCCCGTGAAATTGGAAAACGTCATGAAAGCTGA